In a single window of the Planctomycetia bacterium genome:
- a CDS encoding S9 family peptidase, whose amino-acid sequence MPLRSSAPICRLCFASFVVILFAVRLASAQTPPADTLTPRDVAALRAVDSPKISPDGSKIAYLLSVPRNPFATEPDEKFEDGGAYAELHVYDLAAGAGRPFIVGKVNIGQLRWSPSGDAIYFIAKRGDDKHNSLYRIPIDGGEARRVLTHETDIQSYTLSPDAAHVAFRATAKTPKDKEALTDAGFKAEVYEEDLDPTRVWVANLDNKKDEPRSLPIEGHVVAVEWSPAKDQLCVCLSPTSLIDDIYMRTRVRIVDADSGEVLTTVDNPGKLGRVAWSPDGRHVAMISAADINDPAEGRLLLADAQTGKLKDLLPDYKGHVAAIDWQDDRTVMFIGDEGLSSTFGKVGVDGAGRKTIVTAGDLVLGGFSLSRDGQSGAFVGGSHAHPPELFVMKHGETSPRRLTDSNPWLAEKRFAKQEAISFEARDGQDIQGILIHPLDEKPDAKYPLIVYVHGGPEAHEYNAWLTNYSRPGQVAAARGFAVFYPNYRGSTGRGVEFSKLGQGDEAGKEFNDLVDGVKHLIDTGLVDKEKVGITGGSYGGYASAWGATALTQHFAASVMFVGISDSISKKGTTDIPSEDYLVHTRDHPWNDKWNFYRERSPIYYVKKARTPILILGGADDTRVHPGQSMELYRFLKTIGKVPVRLIRYPGEGHGNRKAAARLDYNLRMMQWMEHYLIGPGGDPPPMKLDYGLPEKAEDKSDADESSDEQS is encoded by the coding sequence ATGCCCCTTAGATCATCCGCTCCCATTTGTCGCCTTTGTTTCGCATCTTTCGTCGTCATCCTGTTCGCCGTCCGGCTCGCCTCGGCACAGACGCCGCCGGCCGACACCCTCACCCCGCGCGACGTCGCCGCCCTGCGCGCCGTGGACAGCCCCAAGATCTCGCCCGACGGCTCGAAGATCGCCTACCTCCTCAGCGTCCCGCGAAATCCCTTCGCCACCGAGCCCGACGAGAAGTTTGAAGACGGCGGCGCCTATGCCGAACTCCACGTCTACGACCTCGCCGCCGGCGCCGGCCGCCCATTCATCGTCGGCAAGGTCAATATCGGCCAGCTCAGGTGGTCGCCTTCCGGTGACGCGATCTACTTCATCGCCAAGCGCGGCGACGACAAGCACAACTCACTCTACCGAATTCCCATCGACGGTGGCGAGGCCCGCCGTGTCCTCACCCACGAGACTGACATTCAGTCCTACACCCTCAGCCCCGACGCCGCACACGTGGCCTTTCGCGCCACCGCCAAGACCCCCAAGGATAAGGAAGCCCTCACCGATGCCGGCTTCAAGGCCGAGGTTTACGAGGAGGACCTCGATCCCACCCGCGTCTGGGTGGCGAATCTCGACAACAAGAAGGACGAGCCCAGGTCGCTGCCCATCGAGGGTCACGTCGTCGCCGTCGAGTGGAGTCCTGCGAAGGACCAGCTCTGCGTCTGCCTCTCCCCGACATCCCTCATCGACGACATCTACATGCGGACCCGCGTCCGCATCGTCGATGCCGACTCCGGCGAGGTGCTCACCACCGTCGACAACCCCGGCAAGCTCGGGCGCGTCGCGTGGTCGCCCGACGGCCGCCACGTCGCCATGATCTCCGCAGCCGACATCAACGACCCCGCCGAGGGCCGCCTCCTGCTCGCCGATGCACAGACCGGCAAACTCAAGGACCTCCTCCCGGACTACAAGGGGCACGTCGCCGCCATCGACTGGCAGGACGATCGCACCGTCATGTTCATCGGTGACGAAGGACTGTCATCCACCTTCGGCAAGGTCGGCGTCGACGGCGCCGGCCGCAAGACCATCGTCACCGCGGGCGATCTCGTCCTCGGCGGTTTCTCCCTGTCCAGGGACGGCCAGAGCGGCGCCTTCGTCGGCGGCAGCCACGCACACCCGCCTGAGCTCTTCGTCATGAAGCACGGCGAGACCTCGCCGCGCCGGCTGACCGACAGCAATCCCTGGCTCGCCGAGAAGCGCTTCGCCAAACAGGAGGCGATTTCCTTTGAGGCCCGCGACGGCCAGGACATCCAGGGCATCCTCATTCACCCGCTCGACGAGAAGCCCGATGCCAAGTACCCGCTGATCGTCTATGTCCATGGCGGTCCCGAGGCCCACGAGTACAATGCTTGGCTCACGAATTACTCCCGGCCGGGGCAGGTGGCGGCCGCGCGCGGGTTTGCCGTCTTCTATCCCAACTATCGCGGCAGTACCGGTCGCGGCGTCGAGTTCAGCAAGCTCGGCCAGGGCGATGAGGCGGGCAAGGAGTTCAACGACCTCGTCGATGGCGTCAAGCACCTCATCGATACCGGTCTCGTCGACAAGGAGAAGGTCGGCATCACCGGCGGCTCTTACGGCGGATATGCCTCGGCATGGGGGGCGACGGCGCTGACGCAGCACTTCGCGGCGAGCGTCATGTTCGTTGGCATCAGCGACTCGATCTCCAAGAAGGGCACGACCGACATCCCCAGCGAGGACTACCTCGTCCACACCCGCGACCATCCGTGGAACGACAAGTGGAACTTCTACCGCGAGCGGTCGCCGATCTACTACGTCAAGAAGGCCCGTACGCCGATTCTCATTCTCGGCGGGGCCGACGACACCCGCGTCCATCCTGGCCAGTCGATGGAGCTGTATCGCTTCCTCAAGACGATCGGCAAGGTGCCGGTGCGGCTGATTCGGTATCCCGGCGAGGGGCATGGCAATCGCAAGGCGGCTGCCCGGCTGGACTACAATCTCCGCATGATGCAGTGGATGGAGCACTACCTGATCGGGCCGGGCGGCGATCCGCCGCCGATGAAGCTCGATTACGGCCTGCCGGAGAAGGCCGAGGACAAATCGGACGCCGACGAATCGTCGGATGAGCAGTCATGA